A stretch of DNA from Cyanobium sp. AMD-g:
CATCGAAACCGCCTCCCGGCTGGAAGCGGTGCTGTTCGACAAAACCGGCACCCTCACCCTCGGCCGGCCCCTGGTGACGGCCATCCGGGTGGTTGGGGCCGCGGCAGGGAGCCCGGATGAGGCGGCCCAGGCCGAGCGGCTGGTGCAGCTGGCGGCCAGCCTCGAGCAGCACAGCCGCCATCCCCTGGCCCACGCCGTGCTGCAGCAGGCCCAGGCCCAGAATCTTCCCCTGTTACCCGTCGCTGAGAGCCTGACCCTTCCCGGGGAAGGGATGCAGGGCCTGGTGGAGGGTGCCGGGCTGGTGCAGGTGGGCCGGCTGGCCTGGCTGGCCAGCTGCGGCGTGGCGGTGGATCCCGGCCTCGAGGACCTCCAGCAGGACCTGGAGGCCGATGGCGCCAGCCTGCTGGCGGCGGCCTGCGACGGACGGCTGCTGGGTCTGCTGGCCGTGGAGGATCAGCCCCGCGCCGATGCCGCCGCCACCCTGGCCCGTCTGCGGCAGCAGGGTCTGCGGCTAGGGCTGCTGAGCGGGGACCGGCGGGCGACCGTCGAGGGCCTGGGCCGCCGGCTCGGCCTGCGGCCCGAGGAGCTGGCCTGGGATCTGCGGCCCGAGCAGAAGCTGGAACGGCTCCTGCTGGCCCGCCGCCGGGGGGCCGCGGCGATGGTGGGCGACGGGGTGAATGATGCCCCTGCCCTCGCCGCCGCCGATCTCGGCATCGCCGTCGGAACGGGCACCCAGATCGCCCAGGAGACGGCGGCGCTGGTGGTGATGGGTGAGAGCCTTGACGGCATCGTCCGGGCCCTGGAAATCGCCAGGCGCACCATGGCCAAGGTCCGCCAGAACCTGGCCTGGGCCTTCGGCTACAACCTGATCGTGCTGCCGATCGCCGCCGGTGTGCTGCTGCCCGGGTTCGGCCTGCGTCTGTCGCCCGAGCTGGCGGCCCTGCTGATGGCCTTCAGTTCCATCACGGTTGTCGGCAATGCCCTGCTCCTGCGGACCCCCCAGAAGGAACGGCCGTCATGAGCGGACGCTTCCTGGTGCTGGAGGGCATCGATGGCTGTGGCAAGTCCACCCAGATCGAGGCCCTGCGCGCCTGGCTGCCGCTCAGTGGCCTGATGGCTCCCGGCGCCCGGCTGGTGGTGACGCGCGAACCCGGAGGCACGGCCCTGGGTCAGGCCCTGCGCGCCCTGCTGCTGCGGCCGCCCGAGGGTGCTGCCCCCTGCAGCCTCAGTGAGCTGATGCTCTATGCCGCCGACCGGGCCCAGCACGTCGAGGAGTGCCTGCGTCCGGCCCTGGCGGCCGGCGACTGGGTGCTCAGCGATCGCTTCAGCGGCTCCACCGCCGCCTACCAGGGCTATGGCCGCGGTCTTCCCCTGGCCACGATCCTCCAGCTCGAGGCCCTGGCCACCGGTGGCCTGGCGCCCGACCTCACCCTCTGGCTCGACCTGCCCCTGGCCGGATCCCTGCGCCGCCGCGGTGACCGGCCCGCCGACCGGATCGAGGCCGCCGGCGAGGCCTTCCTGCAGCGGGTGAGTGACGGCTTCGCCACGCTGGCCGGCCAGAGGGGCTGGCAGCGGGTCGAGGCCGGCGGGCCCAGGGAGGCGGTCACGCAGCTCTGCTGCTCCCTGATCACAGAACACCTGGGCGGCCTGGGGGATGGGGGCCATGGCTGAGCTGTTTGCCGATCTGCTTGGCCAGCCGCAGGCGGTGGGGCTGCTGACGGCCGCCCTTGAACGCCAGCGGCTGCCGCCGGCCTACCTGTTCGTGGGGGCCGAGGGGGTGGGCCGCCGCCTGGCGGCCCTGCGCCTGCTGGAGGGGGTGCTCACCGGCGGAACCACCGGATCGGTGCCATTGCGGCGGCGCCTGGTGGAGGGCAACCACCCCGACCTGCTCTGGGTCGAGCCCACCTACCTGCACCAGGGCCGGCTGGTGAAAGCTTCCGAGGCCGAGGCCCTGGGCCTCAGCCGCCGCAGCCCCCCCCAGCTGCGCCTGGAGCAGGTGCGGGAGGTGACCCGTTTCCTGGCCCGCCGCCCGGTGGAGGGGGGCCGTTCCCTGGTGGTGCTGGAGACGGCCGAGGCGATGGCCGAGGCGGCCGCCAATGCCCTGCTCAAGACCCTCGAAGAACCTGGCCACGGCCTGCTGATCCTGCTCACGGCGACGCCGGAGCGGCTGCTGAGCACCATCCGCTCCCGCTGCCAGTCCATTCCCTTCGCCCGCCTGACCCCCGCCCTGGTGCGCCAGGTGCTGGAACGGCAGCCGCTGGCGGAAGGTGAACCGCCGGGGCCGGTGGTGGATCCACCCGAATTGCTCGAACTGGCCGCCGGCTCCCCCGGGGCCCTGCTGCGCCACCGGCGGGTCTGGCAGGGCCTGCCGGAGGGGTTGGCGGACCGGTTGCTGACCCTGGGCAGGGAGCCGATGGAGGCCCTGGGCCTGGCCCGTGACCTCAGCGAGGCCCTCGACGGCGAACAGCAGCTCTGGTTGCTCGACTGGTGGCAGATGCATCTCTGGCGCCAGCGCCTGGAGCCGGCGCCGCTGCGTCGCATCGAGCAGCTGCGCAGTCACCTGCTGGCCTACGTACAGCCCCGGCTGGCCTGGGAGGTGGCCCTGCTCGATCTGGGCCGCTGAGGGGGCAGACCTCTGCCGCTCCACAGTCAGGCCATGGACCGCTGCAGCCTCAATCGTGACAACGACGACGTTGCCATTCTTGAAGACGTCGCTGTGGTCGAAGAGATTGTGTTGTTCCCGTCCAGGTCCTGTTGTGGGCCTTCATTGAGGTCAACAGATTGTTGTCATGGGAGCCGGGACTGTCGCGGGGAAGAAGAATTGATATCGCGTAGCGGTCCGTACCCGCAAGGTCTGGAGGTGACGGAAGTTAGCGTCTTTGGGGTGGAGAATCTCCGGGATAAGGGAGAGTCGTCTTCACATGATCTGGCTGGCGGAGGTTTCAGCTGGCTTCGTTGGTCTTGATGGAGGCCTCCAGCCTGGCCTGCCTGGCGTCGCTGACGATGGTGGCAAGCGTGTCCATCTGATCGTTGCTGGGGAGCTCCAGGCAGTAGCCGGCGCCGTAGACGGTCTTGATGAAGCGCGGCTTACGGGGGTCGGGTTCGAGTTTGGTGCGGAGGTGGCGAATGTGGACCCGGATGGTTTCGATATCGTCGTCGGGTTCGTAGCCCCAGACCTCCTTGAGGATCAGGGAGGGGGCGACGGTCTGGCCGTGGCGCTGCAGCAGGCAGTGGAGCAGTTCGAACTCCGTGTGCGTCAGGCGGACGGGTGCGTCGAACCAGATGGCCTCGAAGCGCTCGGGGACGAGGGTGAGGGAGCTGAAGCTGAGGATCTCATTGTGCTTGGCCGAAAGGGGGGCCCGCTCGCTGCG
This window harbors:
- the tmk gene encoding dTMP kinase, coding for MSGRFLVLEGIDGCGKSTQIEALRAWLPLSGLMAPGARLVVTREPGGTALGQALRALLLRPPEGAAPCSLSELMLYAADRAQHVEECLRPALAAGDWVLSDRFSGSTAAYQGYGRGLPLATILQLEALATGGLAPDLTLWLDLPLAGSLRRRGDRPADRIEAAGEAFLQRVSDGFATLAGQRGWQRVEAGGPREAVTQLCCSLITEHLGGLGDGGHG
- a CDS encoding response regulator transcription factor, whose amino-acid sequence is MKPSILLIEDDGDMRDLVAGHLEHGGFDVQRAEDGIKGQALAVQYCPDVILLDLMLPKVDGLTLCQRLRRDERTAKIPILMLTALGSTKDKVSGFNSGADDYLTKPFDLEELMVRVKALLRRSERAPLSAKHNEILSFSSLTLVPERFEAIWFDAPVRLTHTEFELLHCLLQRHGQTVAPSLILKEVWGYEPDDDIETIRVHIRHLRTKLEPDPRKPRFIKTVYGAGYCLELPSNDQMDTLATIVSDARQARLEASIKTNEAS
- a CDS encoding DNA polymerase III subunit delta' — protein: MAELFADLLGQPQAVGLLTAALERQRLPPAYLFVGAEGVGRRLAALRLLEGVLTGGTTGSVPLRRRLVEGNHPDLLWVEPTYLHQGRLVKASEAEALGLSRRSPPQLRLEQVREVTRFLARRPVEGGRSLVVLETAEAMAEAAANALLKTLEEPGHGLLILLTATPERLLSTIRSRCQSIPFARLTPALVRQVLERQPLAEGEPPGPVVDPPELLELAAGSPGALLRHRRVWQGLPEGLADRLLTLGREPMEALGLARDLSEALDGEQQLWLLDWWQMHLWRQRLEPAPLRRIEQLRSHLLAYVQPRLAWEVALLDLGR